The Bacteroidales bacterium DNA segment TTTTTGGAATAATGTTAATAGGTATTATTTTTCATTGGTTACCGTCAGGATGGAAAAATTATTACCGTGATGTTTTTATCGGAATGCCTTATTTTGTTAAAATATTAATAGTTGTAGTTATGGTTTTTATTCTTTATCAATCCAAATCTTCTGAAATACAGCCATTTATATATTTTCAGTTTTAGATATTATTCTATTTACTCTTATGTGTTTGCTTCATTTCTTTAATTATTTTGCTTATTTTAGCGGAAATTTAAAATTAATGTTATGATTCAACATTAATGAAAAATTGAATAATCATTAATTCATAGCTGAAAATTATTATAAAAAAAATGGACAACACAACACTAAAAACAGAATCTTTAAATGAGTTTTTACCATTTATCCAAAAGACTGATTTAGGTAAAAACATAAACGACAAACTTAAAATATCATTGTCTATCGGTTTATTTATAGCTGAAGCCGTATCATTAGAAAAAGCTGCTCAATTGGCAGGTAAAAGTCTTGCCGATTTTATAGAAATGCTTATCAGTAAGAATATCTTTTGGCATGATTACAAAGAAGAAAATTTGAAATCAGATAATCAGGCTATACAAAAATATTTATTACTTTCTGCAAATGATTAAATCTATTGTTAATGCAAGTCCGCTTATTGCTCTTTCTATGATTAATCATTTTGATTTGTTATGGAAAATTTTTGATGAAGTTTTTATAGCTCAGGCTGTTTTTGATGAAATTAATGATGCTTCAGGAAAAAATAAATTTGGACAAAAAGAATTAATAGAAGCGATAAAAAATCATAATATATCACTTTATACAGTAAATGATAGTGCTTTGGTTAACAAGTTAACTGGGAAATTGCACAAAGGTGAATTGGAAACAATTATTGGTGCAAAGGAATTGAATGCGGAATTTGCAATAATTGACGAAATTACAGCACGTAACTTTTCTGCAGCATTTTCAGTAGATACAATTGGTACTGTTGGTATATTAAGAATTGCTAAAAGAAGGGCTTATATAAATGAATTGAAGCCTTTGTTTCTTCAATTACATAAGAATAAATTTCGTATCTCTGATAAAATATTAACAGAAATCTTGAAAAAGGAAAATGAATTATAGTTTGAATTTGACGAATGTCTCTACTTAGTACTTACAAGAAAACTTTGTAATCTGCTCTATTATTGATATTGCAAAGCTGCCTGCCGTTAAGCAGGAATAAAACCGTTTAAGTTTTTTATCACATTGTTCAATTGAATAATGTGAAAATTCAATAAGATATTTTTGTTCACCCTGTTAAATCCTGTAAAGCAGGAACGAAGTTATTTAACGGGGTAAATCACAGAATACCAAGCCATTAAGTGTTTTTACATAAACACTATATACTCCGAATTTTCAAAATTGTTAATTACTTTGTTGATAACTCAAGTTCGTGAAATGCCTAATTTTGCTTATTTTAGCGGAAATTTGAAATTGTATGACTGCAATATATTCAGAAGAAACTATTCGTACATTAGATTGGAAAGAGCATGTCAGGAAGCGACCGGGTATGTATATAGGCAAACTTGGTGATGGTTCTTTACGTGATGATGGAATTTATGTTCTTATCAAGGAAGTTATTGATAATTCAATTGACGAATACATGATGGGTTTTGGAAAAGTTATTGAGATTACAATTAACGAAAACATAGTCTCAGTACGGGATCATGGTAGGGGAATACCTCTTGGTAAAGTTATGGATGTTGCTTCAAAGATGAATACAGGTGCAAAATACGATTCAAAAGTATTTAAAAAATCAGTTGGATTAAATGGAGTTGGAATTAAAGCAGTTAATGCACTTTCGTCTTATTTTCATATTCAGTCATTCCGTGATAATCAGGTTAAAACAGTTGAATTCTCGGCAGGAGATATTATTAAAGACGATGAGATTAAAAGTACTGAATTGTTAAACGGAACATTAATATCTTTTGTCCCTGATGA contains these protein-coding regions:
- a CDS encoding DUF3368 domain-containing protein, with translation MIKSIVNASPLIALSMINHFDLLWKIFDEVFIAQAVFDEINDASGKNKFGQKELIEAIKNHNISLYTVNDSALVNKLTGKLHKGELETIIGAKELNAEFAIIDEITARNFSAAFSVDTIGTVGILRIAKRRAYINELKPLFLQLHKNKFRISDKILTEILKKENEL
- a CDS encoding UPF0175 family protein; protein product: MDNTTLKTESLNEFLPFIQKTDLGKNINDKLKISLSIGLFIAEAVSLEKAAQLAGKSLADFIEMLISKNIFWHDYKEENLKSDNQAIQKYLLLSAND